A stretch of Henckelia pumila isolate YLH828 chromosome 4, ASM3356847v2, whole genome shotgun sequence DNA encodes these proteins:
- the LOC140862590 gene encoding uncharacterized protein, giving the protein MYEGGGSSSNKRDHFRPKGKQFKKQGSSASSSGGSKQFGSSQGSGFTGWFCSKCGGRHSSDSCKGVSGTFNLSNRPGHYARVCPTRETSQGATQADRQAPAVHSFQYSEDQAQAASDNVIAGNCVLSGYPAYGLIDTGASHTFIAEKFVELHACLLNFDSNAIELDFIVLGMSDFHCIIGIDALTKYMATVDCFHKIFRFRPDMADDWKFFGKGSRAKIPLISSLAMEQLLQTGAEGFLVYALDVLKASPELADILVVCEFADIFPYEIPGLPPMREIDFIIELVPGTLPISKDYRMAPLELKELKDQLEDLLNKGYIRPSVSPWGASVLFFRKKDGSMRLCIEYRQLNQVTVKNRYPLPQIDDLFDQLQGSSVYSKIDLRLGYHQLSVREADVSKTAFRTRYGHYEFIVMPFSLTNAPAVFMGFSSIAKPITQLTQKNTPCVWTRECEASFVELKKRLTSAPILSIPSGTGGFTVYSDASHKGLGCILMQRGHVIAYASRKLKPHEIRYPVHDHELAAIVFALKIWRHYLYGETFEIFSDHKSLKYLFSQDEFNMRQRRWLDLLKDLDYEIKYYPGKSNAAADALSRKIVVFLAWILRLMSSLYEFIYSKLSQRCLFELKKLRKLIRTFINQLKKLERDMSKSFSYQSSIQMAPFEALYGRKCRSSLFWDDLSETPVTGPDMIREMSDKVKLIQIRMRTAQVRQAKYTNVRRRPLSFVQGDRVFLKISPFRGTFRFGKKGKLSPRFIGPYEILDKVGDLAYRLALSPALSSIHDVFHVSMLRKYEPDASHILRPDEAELDETLSYFERPIQILDHKERQLQNKSIPLVKVQWSRHGIEKATWETEQDMRQHYPKLFH; this is encoded by the exons ATGTATGAAGGAGGTGGCAGTAGTAGCAACAAAAGAGATCATTTTAGGCCaaaaggtaaacagttcaagaagcaaGGAAGTAGTGCCTCTAGTTCTGGTGGTTCAAAGCAGTTTGGATCAAGTCAGGGTTCAGGGTTTACAGGTTGGTTTTGTagtaagtgtgggggaagacattCTAGTGATTCTTGCAAAGGAGTTTCTGGAACTTTTAATCTCTCCAACCGGCCAGGACATTATGCCAGAGTGTGTCCTACACGTGAAACATCACAGGGAGCAACTCAAGCTGACAGACAAGCTCCTGCTGTGCATTCCTTTCAATATTCAG AAGATCAGGCACAGGCAGCATCGGacaatgtgattgcaggtaattgtgttctctctggttatcctgcctatgggTTGATTGACACTGGAGCATCACAtacttttatagctgaaaaatttgttgaatTACATGCTTGCCTATTGAAC TTTGACAGTAATGCAATTGAGCTTGATTTCAtagtacttggtatgtctgattttcATTGCATTATTGGCATCGATGCACTAACCAAGTACATGGCCACGGTTGATTGTTTTCATAAGATTTTCAGATTTAGACCAGACATGGCGGATGATTggaaattcttcggtaagggttctcgtgctaagattcctttgatttctagtTTAGCTATGGAACAGTTATTGCAGACTGGTGCTGAAGGATTTCTAGTTTATGCGTTGGATGTGTTGAAAGCTAGTCCTGAACTGGCAGATATTCTTGTTGTATGTGAGTTTGCAGATATTTTTCCATATGAAATCCCGGGATTGCCTCCAAtgcgtgagattgatttcattATCGAGTTGGTACCAGGTACATTACCTATCTCAAAAGATTATAGAATGGCACCACttgaactgaaagagttgaaggatcaacttgaagatttgttgaaCAAAGGTTACATTAGGCCAAGTGTGTCACCCTGGGGCGCTTCGGTTTTATTTTTTAGAAAGAAGGACGGgtcaatgagattatgtatcgAATACCGCCAATTAAATCAGGTCACAGTAAAGAATAGATATCCATTACCTcaaatagatgacttgtttgaccaattgcagggttcttccGTCTATTCAAAGATCGATTTGAGGTtgggttatcatcagttgagtgTAAGAGAAGCAGATGTGTCTAAAACTGCttttcgaacgaggtatggccactatgagtttatagtaaTGCCATTTAGTTTAACAAATGCTCCTGCTGTCTTTATGG GATTTTCtagcattgcaaagccgattacccagttaaCACAAAAGAATACTCCGTGTGTTTGGACACGtgaatgtgaagctagttttgtGGAATTGAAGAAACGGCTTACTAGTGCACCTATAttatctattccatcaggtacaggtGGTTTTACTGTTTATTCTGACGCTTCTCACAAAGGTTTGGGTTGTATTTTGATGCAACGAGGtcatgtgatagcatatgcttcCAGGAAATTGAAACCTCACGAGATCAGATACCCAGTACACGATCATGAGCTTGCAGCTATTGTCTTCGCgttgaagatttggagacattatttatatggtgagACCTTTGAGATATTCTCTGATCATAAAAGCTTAAAGTATCTATTTTCTCAAGATGAATTCAATATGAGACAAAGACGTTGGTTAGACTTACTGAAAGATTTGGACTATGAAattaagtattatccagggaagtctaatgcagcgGCGGATGcactgagtagaaag attgttgtgtTTCTGGCTTGGATTTTGAGACTGATGTCCAGCCTGTACGAGTTTATTTACTCCAAGCTGAGCCAGAGATGTTTGTTTGAATTAAAGAAGCTCAGAAAGCTGATCAGAACATTCATAAATCAATTGAAAAAGTTAGAACGAGACATGAGTAAGAGTTTCAG ctatcagtcAAGCATtcagatggctccatttgaagctttgtatggtagaaaatgCCGATCGtcattgttttgggatgatcttTCTGAAACACCGGTTACAGGGCCAGACATGATCAGAGAGATGTCTGATAAAGTGAAATTGATACAGAtcagaatgagaacagcgcaagTTCGACAAGCAAAGTATACAAACGTGAGGCGTAGACCTTTGAGTTTTGTACAAGGTGATCgagtatttttgaaaatctctccTTTTCGTGGAACATTTCGATTTGGAAAGAAAGGAAAGCTATCACCAAGGTTTATTGGACCTTACGAAATTCTTGACAAAGTTGGTGATCTTGCGTACCGATTAGCATTATCGCCAGCACTGTCAAGTATTCACGATGTATTTCACGTGtctatgttgaggaagtacgaGCCCGATGCTTCCCATATTCTTCGTCcagatgaagctgagttggatgaaacATTGAGCTATTTCGAACGTCCTATTCAAATCCTTGATCACAAGGAAAGGCAGCTTCAAAACAAATCAATTCCACTTGTTAAGGTgcaatggagtagacacggaattgaaaaagctacttgggaaacaGAACAAGATATGAGACAACACTATCCGAAGCTATTTCACTGA